A DNA window from Vigna unguiculata cultivar IT97K-499-35 chromosome 10, ASM411807v1, whole genome shotgun sequence contains the following coding sequences:
- the LOC114167563 gene encoding 7-methylxanthosine synthase 1-like isoform X2, producing MEKPAIPTTPCFSLVQRKVASMVKPILEDTVKQLTSNFSSERCWKVADLGCSSGPNSLFFVSDMLSIMDKASFSLNQGTPRALQIYMNDLFGNDFNTIFKLIPDFFQRIHEEKNDKHVRCFIHATPGSFYGRLFSDDYIHFFHSSYCLHWLSQAPTSTDIAEPLNKGNVYITNERRPSVYEAYMKQFEKDFKLFLKSRSEELRSGGIMLLTFIGREKSQNMTSPWGIIGMVLNDMVQEGLVEEAKLDFFDLPIYGPTPEEVRQVIEEEGSFSLKTLEIVKIGWDGNLQEDVDDAIVDSKTRALIVAKSIRAVFEPLLSAKFGEVIMDEFFFRFAVIVAQLIDTKFESLEYTNLIVSMTKDS from the exons ATGGAGAAACCAGCTATACCAACAACTCCTTGCTTCAG TTTGGTGCAGAGAAAAGTGGCAAGCATGGTGAAACCTATACTTGAAGATACTGTAAAACAATTGACGTCAAACTTTAGTTCAGAAAGGTGTTGGAAAGTAGCAGATTTGGGATGCTCTTCGGGGCCAAATTCACTCTTCTTTGTGTCAGACATGTTAAGTATCATGGATAAGGCTAGCTTCAGCTTAAACCAGGGTACGCCACGTGCATTGCAAATTTACATGAATGATCTATTTGGAAATGATTTCAACACCATCTTCAAGTTGATCCCTGACTTCTTCCAAAGAATCCATGAAGAAAAAAACGACAAACATGTACGATGTTTTATTCATGCAACACCAGGAAGCTTCTATGGAAGGCTTTTTTCTGATGATTACATTCACTTCTTTCATTCCTCCTACTGTCTCCATTGGCTATCTCAG GCACCAACTTCGACCGACATAGCTGAACCACTCAACAAGGGTAATGTTTATATAACAAATGAAAGGCGTCCTTCAGTCTATGAAGCATACATGAAGCAATTTGAAAAGGATTTCAAACTTTTTCTTAAATCACGTTCAGAGGAACTAAGATCGGGTGGTATCATGTTACTTACGTTCATTGGTAGAGAAAAATCTCAAAACATGACTAGTCCATGGGGGATAATTGGTATGGTACTCAACGACATGGTCCAAGAG GGTCTGGTTGAAGAGGCAAAATTGGACTTTTTTGACCTTCCTATTTACGGTCCAACTCCTGAAGAAGTTAGACAAGTGATTGAAGAAGAAGGATCTTTTAGCCTTAAGACATTGGAGATTGTTAAAATAGGTTGGGATGGAAACCTTCAAGAGGATGTGGATGATGCTATAGTTGATAGCAAAACAAGAGCACTGATTGTAGCTAAGTCAATAAGAGCAGTTTTTGAGCCTCTTTTATCAGCCAAGTTTGGTGAAGTTATCATGGATGAATTCTTTTTCAGATTTGCAGTCATAGTTGCCCAACTCATTGATACTAAGTTCGAGTCGTTAGAGTATACCAATCTCATAGTGTCTATGACCAAAGATTCTTAG
- the LOC114167563 gene encoding 7-methylxanthosine synthase 1-like isoform X1 — MMATEKVLHMKGGDGETSYTNNSLLQRKVASMVKPILEDTVKQLTSNFSSERCWKVADLGCSSGPNSLFFVSDMLSIMDKASFSLNQGTPRALQIYMNDLFGNDFNTIFKLIPDFFQRIHEEKNDKHVRCFIHATPGSFYGRLFSDDYIHFFHSSYCLHWLSQAPTSTDIAEPLNKGNVYITNERRPSVYEAYMKQFEKDFKLFLKSRSEELRSGGIMLLTFIGREKSQNMTSPWGIIGMVLNDMVQEGLVEEAKLDFFDLPIYGPTPEEVRQVIEEEGSFSLKTLEIVKIGWDGNLQEDVDDAIVDSKTRALIVAKSIRAVFEPLLSAKFGEVIMDEFFFRFAVIVAQLIDTKFESLEYTNLIVSMTKDS; from the exons ATGATGGCAACAGAGAAAGTGCTTCACATGAAGGGTGGTGATGGAGAAACCAGCTATACCAACAACTCCTTGCTTCAG AGAAAAGTGGCAAGCATGGTGAAACCTATACTTGAAGATACTGTAAAACAATTGACGTCAAACTTTAGTTCAGAAAGGTGTTGGAAAGTAGCAGATTTGGGATGCTCTTCGGGGCCAAATTCACTCTTCTTTGTGTCAGACATGTTAAGTATCATGGATAAGGCTAGCTTCAGCTTAAACCAGGGTACGCCACGTGCATTGCAAATTTACATGAATGATCTATTTGGAAATGATTTCAACACCATCTTCAAGTTGATCCCTGACTTCTTCCAAAGAATCCATGAAGAAAAAAACGACAAACATGTACGATGTTTTATTCATGCAACACCAGGAAGCTTCTATGGAAGGCTTTTTTCTGATGATTACATTCACTTCTTTCATTCCTCCTACTGTCTCCATTGGCTATCTCAG GCACCAACTTCGACCGACATAGCTGAACCACTCAACAAGGGTAATGTTTATATAACAAATGAAAGGCGTCCTTCAGTCTATGAAGCATACATGAAGCAATTTGAAAAGGATTTCAAACTTTTTCTTAAATCACGTTCAGAGGAACTAAGATCGGGTGGTATCATGTTACTTACGTTCATTGGTAGAGAAAAATCTCAAAACATGACTAGTCCATGGGGGATAATTGGTATGGTACTCAACGACATGGTCCAAGAG GGTCTGGTTGAAGAGGCAAAATTGGACTTTTTTGACCTTCCTATTTACGGTCCAACTCCTGAAGAAGTTAGACAAGTGATTGAAGAAGAAGGATCTTTTAGCCTTAAGACATTGGAGATTGTTAAAATAGGTTGGGATGGAAACCTTCAAGAGGATGTGGATGATGCTATAGTTGATAGCAAAACAAGAGCACTGATTGTAGCTAAGTCAATAAGAGCAGTTTTTGAGCCTCTTTTATCAGCCAAGTTTGGTGAAGTTATCATGGATGAATTCTTTTTCAGATTTGCAGTCATAGTTGCCCAACTCATTGATACTAAGTTCGAGTCGTTAGAGTATACCAATCTCATAGTGTCTATGACCAAAGATTCTTAG